AAACCCACAATAGATACATTTGGTCATATCGATATCGTAACGAGTCGTACGACGGCTACCATCCTCACGAACATCGGCTTCAATCGTAATAGCCTGTGCCGGACAAATGGCTTCACACAATTTACAGGCAATGCAGCGCTCTTCGCCATTAGGGTAACGGCGTAACGCATGTTCGCCACGAAAACGCGGACTCAGCGGACCTTTTTCATAAGGATAGTTAATGGTCACTGGACGTTTAAACATATACTTAAATGTTAAATACATCCCGGAAACTAACTCCGTCAAAAACAACGCCCTCGCTGTACGATCAAGAACTGCCATAATGCTCTACTTCATCCATTACATTAATTTATCAATTTAGGTGGTTGGAAGATATCCGCCATAGACTAAAACAGCAGACATAATAACAACCCAAATCAACGTCAACGGTAAGAAAATTTTCCAACCTAATCTCATTAACTGATCATAACGATAACGCGGGAAAGTTGCCCTTACCCACAAAAACGTAAACAACAGCACAGCCACTTTCCCGGCAAACCAGACTATCCCTGGAACCGCAGCTAAAATCGGCAAATCAAGCGGTGGCAACCAGCCTCCCATGAACAAAATGGTCATGATACCGCTCATCAAAATCATGTTGGCATATTCGCCCAGGAAAAACAGGGCAAATGCCATGGATGAATATTCTACGTTAAAGCCGGCCACTAATTCTGCTTCAGCCTCTGGTAAGTCAAACGGATGACGGTTGGTTTCAGCCAACATACAAATAAAGAACACCACCATCATCGGAAACAGCAATAATTTAATTTCAAGTGGCATTGTCTTTCTGGCTTCCACGATATCGGTTAGATTCAGTGAACCAACGGTCATCAATACCGTTACCATCACAAACCCAATAGCCACCTCATACGAGATCATTTGCGCCGATGAACGGATAGCACCTAAAAATGCATATTTGGAGTTACTCGCCCAACCCGACATAATAATGCCATAAACCCCCAGCGATGAAATAGCCAGCAGGTAAAGTACGCCGACATTCACATCAGCAATCACCACGCCAGCACTTACAGGAATCACAGCCCAACCGATAAACGCCAGGATAAAGGTAATCATCGGTGCAAGAATAAACACCACCTTATTCGCCCCCGTTGGGATAATCATCTCTTTTGAAATCAGTTTAACTGCATCGGCAATCGGCTGTAGCAAACCAAAAGGCCCAACCACGTTAGGTCCCTTACGCAACTGCATAAAGGCAATTACGCGACGTTCTGCATAGGTCAAATACGCAACCGACACAATCAGTGGCACGATGTAGCAGATAATTTTCAGTACGATTGGTAAAACAGGTAAGAGATATTGCTGAATAAATGTTTCCATAACCTACGCCGCACAACAAGAGTTAACTGGACTTTTACGGGCGGCACCTCTTAATTGTTCCGAGCACAGCGCCATCGTCTTAGACGAGCGGCTGATAGGGTCGGTCATATAATAATTAAGAAGTGTCAGCTCAAACGGTACGGATGCTTTAACTGAAGCTACACCGCCTGATGCTTTTTTCCATACAGACTTCGCGATCGTATCTGGCACATCAAAGGACGGATAATCTTTGATCAATTGCTTACGAACCTGACTAAGTTTGGTATGCCCAAGAGGCTTGGACAGGATGTCAGATAGCTGAACAATAATTTCCCAATCTTCTTTAGCTTCGCCTGGAGCAAACACAGCACGATTGCCATATTGCACCCGACCCTCGGTATTCACATAGATCCCGTCTTTTTCAGTATAAGCGGCTCCTGGAAGAATCACATCGGCGCGATGCGCACCTGCATCACCATGATGTCCCTGGTAGATCACAAAAGCGCTATCTAATTTTTTAAATTCTATTTCATCGGCTCCCAGCAGGAATACCACTTCTATATCGCCACGGGATGTTGCATCCAATAACGCATCTACCGAATCAAAACGTGATGAAACAAAACCAAGATCCAGAGCCCCCACGCGCGACGCGGCCTTGTGCAGCACGTTAAAGCCATTCCAGCTGTCACTAACCAAGCCAAATGTATCGGCTATCTGTTTGCATAATTGCAAAATCGCAGCGCCATCTTCACGGGCTAATGCATCCTGACCAATAATGAGCATGGGCTTCTCAGCTTTTTCAAGACGTGCGGCAAATTCATGTGTGCCATCTAAAATAGCCTGTAACGCAGCAGGATCACTACCACAATGGGTGTAGCGGTAAGTCAATTCATCGTTAGACCCCACAACACCGATTGGGAAATTGCCACGCAAATAACGTTTACGCAGACGCGCATTGATAATAGGGGCTTCTACTTTAGGATTGGTTCCAACCAACAAGCAGGCATCGGCTTGCTCAATCCCTGCGATGGTGGTATTGAACACATATGAAGCACGATCCGAGGCATCCAATGCAGCACCATCTTGCCGGCATTCCAGATTGTCCGAACCTAAGGAGGCCAGTAACCGCTTTAACAGATACATGGACTCAACATCGGCCATATCACCTGCAATCGCAGCAATCTTAGTGCCAGAAACCTGTTTCAATTTATCGGCAATGGTCGCCAAAGCCTCATTCCAGCTGCACGCCTCTAATTTACCATGACGTCGAACATACGGACGATCCAGGCGTTGGAGTTTCAAACCATCATACGCAAAACGGGTTTTGTCTGAAATCCATTCTTCATTGACCTCTTCGTTGATACGTGGCAATACACGCATGACTTCACGACCACGTGAATCAATACGGATAGCAGAGCCAACCGCATCGAGTACATCGATAGATTCGGTTTTTTCCAATTCCCACGAACGCACTTTAAACGCATAAGGTTTAGACGTTAATGCACCAACCGGACAAAGGTCAATAATGTTACCGGATAATTCCGAACTGATATATTGTTCAATATAGGTACCCACTTCCATATCTTCGCCACGAAATACCGCGCCCATTTCTTCGGCACCGGCAACATCCTGTCCAAAACGGATGCAACGCGTACAGTGGATACAGCGCGTCATGAAGGTTTTAACCAATGGCCCTAAATCTTTTTCTTTAACTGAACGTTTTGTCTCTTTATAGCGGCTGGCGCCTGAACCATAGGCCATAGCCTGATCTTGCAGGTCACATTCTCCGCCTTGATCGCAAATTGGGCAATCCAGCGGGTGGTTAATAAGCAAAAACTCCATCACCCCTTCGCGTGCTTTTTTAACTTTTGGGGTATCGGTATGGATCACCATACCCTCACCCACTGGCATTGCACACGACGCTACTGGTTTGGGCGATTTTTCTATATCCACCAGACACATCCGGCAATTGCCGGCGATGGATAATCGTTCATGATAACAGAAACGAGGGATCTCAGCTCCCGCCATTTCACAAGCTTGAAGCACGGTTATTCCGTCTTCCACGGTTAACTGCTTGCCATTTACTGTCAGTGTTGCCATACGTTTATACTCTTCTATTCGTCTACCTGTTATAGCCTTCTTATTAGCCAAAAACAACCACTTTTGAATTTATCCCATCATAAAAAATGAGATTAGCCGCCGAAATTTAAAAAACGTGCCGCATCAGAAAACTGACATTATAAACCCCTACCCGTATTGCTAGACAATGTCATGACAAAAATAAACAACCTATCCACCCCTAAAAAAAATGGTGCCTAACCTGGCGATATTTCCAACCAATCTTTAGAAATGATTCACTCTATTTCAACAAGATAATTGGTTTTGAACGGAAGACTATCGATATCTATGCGCTTTCAGACATTCTGACCTGTTGGTTTTCACGCATCGAATGTAAGAAATCTTTTTGTTCACACAGCATTAGCTTGAACATCACATTTTTAAATTCCTGCGATTCTCCATTATCGATCGATTTTCCAGCAATTAATAATTGCTCAACCTCCCATAACACATCAGCACGTGTTGGGTTGCCCACTTCCTGGTATTGAGCCAAGATATCCTGGTATTCTTCATTAAGTTCGGCAGGCGAACGACCTGGATAAGCAACGTCCGAAACTAATAATAACGTTTCTTTTTGTAACGCACCTTGCTGCAGCAACGACAGTACGATATCTAACCGTGAAGCATCAATAGCAACTTCCAGCGGCGTATCACCGATACCATCCATATCAATGGCATTGATCTTAGC
This portion of the Alphaproteobacteria bacterium genome encodes:
- the nuoI gene encoding NADH-quinone oxidoreductase subunit NuoI codes for the protein MAVLDRTARALFLTELVSGMYLTFKYMFKRPVTINYPYEKGPLSPRFRGEHALRRYPNGEERCIACKLCEAICPAQAITIEADVREDGSRRTTRYDIDMTKCIYCGFCEEACPVDAIVEGPNFEYATETRAELFYDKEKLLANGDRWEPALAERLMVRSQSEE
- the nuoH gene encoding NADH-quinone oxidoreductase subunit NuoH encodes the protein METFIQQYLLPVLPIVLKIICYIVPLIVSVAYLTYAERRVIAFMQLRKGPNVVGPFGLLQPIADAVKLISKEMIIPTGANKVVFILAPMITFILAFIGWAVIPVSAGVVIADVNVGVLYLLAISSLGVYGIIMSGWASNSKYAFLGAIRSSAQMISYEVAIGFVMVTVLMTVGSLNLTDIVEARKTMPLEIKLLLFPMMVVFFICMLAETNRHPFDLPEAEAELVAGFNVEYSSMAFALFFLGEYANMILMSGIMTILFMGGWLPPLDLPILAAVPGIVWFAGKVAVLLFTFLWVRATFPRYRYDQLMRLGWKIFLPLTLIWVVIMSAVLVYGGYLPTT
- a CDS encoding NADH-quinone oxidoreductase subunit G yields the protein MATLTVNGKQLTVEDGITVLQACEMAGAEIPRFCYHERLSIAGNCRMCLVDIEKSPKPVASCAMPVGEGMVIHTDTPKVKKAREGVMEFLLINHPLDCPICDQGGECDLQDQAMAYGSGASRYKETKRSVKEKDLGPLVKTFMTRCIHCTRCIRFGQDVAGAEEMGAVFRGEDMEVGTYIEQYISSELSGNIIDLCPVGALTSKPYAFKVRSWELEKTESIDVLDAVGSAIRIDSRGREVMRVLPRINEEVNEEWISDKTRFAYDGLKLQRLDRPYVRRHGKLEACSWNEALATIADKLKQVSGTKIAAIAGDMADVESMYLLKRLLASLGSDNLECRQDGAALDASDRASYVFNTTIAGIEQADACLLVGTNPKVEAPIINARLRKRYLRGNFPIGVVGSNDELTYRYTHCGSDPAALQAILDGTHEFAARLEKAEKPMLIIGQDALAREDGAAILQLCKQIADTFGLVSDSWNGFNVLHKAASRVGALDLGFVSSRFDSVDALLDATSRGDIEVVFLLGADEIEFKKLDSAFVIYQGHHGDAGAHRADVILPGAAYTEKDGIYVNTEGRVQYGNRAVFAPGEAKEDWEIIVQLSDILSKPLGHTKLSQVRKQLIKDYPSFDVPDTIAKSVWKKASGGVASVKASVPFELTLLNYYMTDPISRSSKTMALCSEQLRGAARKSPVNSCCAA